A region from the Candidatus Thiothrix putei genome encodes:
- a CDS encoding Arc family DNA-binding protein encodes MSNTHQQPQPYSVRLPPEMRQKLEDSARMVGRSLHAEILMRLGESLKEALGIAIQDSFTNLSPDMRIRLKANADTHGWTIGKEIAWRLEKSLEADREQEENEAIFEYEQLDLPDDEAYYPVLLENPCKKNLKKPRATEVKYENSLNNLVRTIAIEIVKEQFAKAGITIPDDNQ; translated from the coding sequence ATGAGCAATACACACCAGCAGCCACAGCCATATTCAGTGCGTCTTCCCCCTGAAATGCGCCAAAAACTAGAAGACTCCGCCCGCATGGTTGGACGTTCCTTACATGCGGAAATTTTGATGAGGTTGGGGGAGAGTTTGAAAGAAGCCCTTGGCATCGCTATTCAAGACTCCTTCACAAACCTTAGTCCTGATATGCGCATAAGATTAAAAGCCAATGCAGATACCCATGGATGGACAATAGGCAAGGAAATCGCATGGCGACTGGAAAAATCTCTTGAAGCGGACAGAGAACAAGAAGAAAACGAAGCCATATTCGAGTATGAACAACTAGACCTTCCAGATGATGAAGCTTATTACCCCGTGCTATTAGAAAATCCATGTAAAAAAAATCTTAAAAAACCGAGAGCTACCGAAGTTAAATATGAGAACTCTTTGAATAATTTAGTGAGAACTATCGCTATTGAGATTGTAAAAGAACAATTTGCTAAAGCCGGTATTACCATCCCTGACGATAACCAATAG